One region of Salvelinus namaycush isolate Seneca chromosome 3, SaNama_1.0, whole genome shotgun sequence genomic DNA includes:
- the LOC120040056 gene encoding ras-associating and dilute domain-containing protein-like, producing MISEERSSHVSKQALNFPVGLLIRSPKKSLAKLGRKPSNGSLQSNTSDGTTHSAESTGVRQPAKNKIRRHNNKLSTVFNRSPLLRGDSGQGHAPGGRSMVGDLQAADDPAELSSQMSAPGILKIFGSDICQGTNYKSVLATTRSSAKELVKEALERYCLEKEDPSRYVLCDVIGQTGADHQWKTECFRVVGDHEKPLMLQSHWKPKEGFSRRFEIQKRVSVEEQSAKETDTVTAGINAQARKLQKGRSRVTSLFMDGSSEDVEGLGMWRSLSEMDLSAMKKEAVQAQQKAQLIREDPEAEADKEALRLGMEKEETESSDDNTTQYSIHPPFDFPYFLLLQGYSYRQDFVIYLMSGTTTIFGCCREHCNGEDEERLKVDILLFAPDILPQHCCVRRLDSTNSSPGDTKRTLTLLKPLHGAPVTQNGFLLKEEVELTPGDLVGLGQHYLFMFKDPTAAPGAPQTPLWMKQLSPAHDGGVGVSSSCQSCGSALRMKWPRVQRKSAPPRWKDPEGGEVSLSYELEQEDRVLQEVLVMVDPNGDEAKLTPAFLLSLSIQHSATTFQLTHFRRLLLRIASQIQLTMWEKTKELAVIQPERSFSDVQQEPEDVQLLSIEELIPGLRPLVLWMANSIELLHFIQHDVPQLLPWRQEEEEEEGSEPESEMWSTRTASEEAMTVLEEVIMFTFQQSVYYLTKSMYSALPGLLDGNPFSESGQLRVPKGVSGILDVLKEALSLLNAFQVHSDISSQLCAYLFFFTNASLFNALMERGSGGGFYQWSRGVQIRANLDLLMDWIQGMGLGDLAMDFFQKLSAAVNLLATPKENLLQASWSSLRTEFMPLNPAQLHHMLREYNPGRARPADWNPSPDEAEAALRTTDILESFDNHPPLILPSNTFHLELGKPITEPALFEKLGHLQDFIRSLPTSQTTQQALSGTATDAKSATLRSSPSVTVVVPDPVPCPSLRAEVDFLSPAAPPQARGSHSDLSCCLAEAVLTHKLKSLELQNALPRSDQADLGCHKSLALDPSCLLTPPNTPQGMELSQSELEADLQEGAARQHRKAGSCPRDYSERRNGNVEEDNVKEEEEKERDEVFTVELHRGPHGLGLALVDGMKTPLKMTGIYIKSVVPESPAAQCQKLRLGDRILAVNGISLVGMEYHIGRELIRSSGDALRLLVAKNESKSMGKSSVITC from the exons ATCCCTGCA gtCCAACACCTCGGATGGCACCACCCATTCAGCAGAGAGTACAGGTGTGAGGCAGCCGGCCAAGAACAAAATCCGCCGCCACAACAACAAACTGTCGACGGTGTTCAACCGGAGCCCCCTCCTGCGGGGCGACAGTGGGCAGGGGCATGCCCCAGGTGGCAGGAGCATGGTGGGGGACCTGCAGGCTGCAGATGACCCTGCTGAGCTGTCCAGTCAGATGTCTGCCCCAGGTATCCTAAAGATCTTTGGCAGCGACATTTGCCAGGGAACCAACTACAAGAGCGTGCTGGCCACGACTCGCTCCAGTGCCAAGGAACTTGTCAAAGAGGCCCTGGAGAG ATACTGTCTGGAGAAAGAGGATCCCAGTCGATATGTGCTGTGCGACGTGATTGGCCAGACAGGAGCAGACCACCAATGGAAGACAGAGTGCTTTCGGGTCGTGGGTGACCACGAGAAGCCCCTCATGCTGCAGTCGCATTGGAAACCCAAAGAAGGCTTCTCCAGACGCTTTGAGATCCAGAAGAGAGTGAGTGTAGAGGAACAGAGTGCTAAAGAGACCGACACCGTCACAGCAG GTATCAACGCCCAGGCTCGTAAGCTCCAGAAGGGCCGTTCGCGGGTCACCTCTCTGTTCATGGACGGCAGTAGTGAGGATGTGGAGGGCCTGGGGATGTGGAGGAGTCTCAGTGAGATGGACCTGTCTGCCATGAAGAAGGAGGCCGTGCAGGCCCAGCAGAAGGCCCAGCTCATCAGGGAGGACCCGGAGGCCGAGGCCGACAAGGAGGCCCTGCGTCTGggcatggagaaggaggagacGGAGAGCAGTGACGACAACACCACCCAGTACTCCATCCACCCGCCCTTTGACTTCCCCTACTTCCTGCTGCTGCAGGGATACAGCTACAGACAG GACTTTGTCATCTACCTGATGAGCGGCACCACCACCATCTTCGGCTGCTGCAGGGAGCACTGTAACGGAGAGGACGAGGAAAGGCTCAAGGTGGACATCCTCCTCTTTGCCCCGGACATTCTTCCCCAGCACTGCTGTGTCAGGCGCCTGGACTCTACCAACTCCTCCCCGGGTGACACCAAGCGGACTCTGACGCTGCTGAAGCCCCTCCACGGCGCCCCCGTCACCCAGAATGGTTTCCTCCTGAAGGAGGAGGTGGAGCTGACCCCTGGGGACCTGGTGGGTCTGGGCCAACACTACCTGTTCATGTTTAAGGACCCTACCGCCGCCCCAGGGGCCCCACAGACCCCTCTCTGGATGAAACAACTCTCTCCCGCCCATGACGGAGGAGTGGGAGTGTCATCCTCCTGTCAATCATGTGGCTCCGCCCTCCGCATGAAATGGCCTAGGGTCCAGAGGAAGTCGGCTCCTCCTCGGTGGAAGGACCCAGAGGGTGGAGAGGTATCGCTGAGCTATGAGTTGGAGCAGGAGGACAGGGTCCTGCAGGAGGTCCTGGTCATGGTGGACCCCAATGGGGACGAGGCCAAACTGACCCCTGCCTTCCTGCTGAGCCTGTCCATCCAACACTCAGCCACCACGTTCCAGCTGACACACTTCCGAAGGTTGCTGCTCCGCATAGCCAGTCAGATCCAGCTCACCATGTGG GAGAAGACAAAGGAGCTTGCTGTGATCCAACCAGAAAG GAGCTTCAGTGATGTCCAGCAGGAGCCAGAGGATGTGCAGCTGCTGAGCATAGAGGAGCTGATCCCAGGCCTGCGGCCGCTGGTGCTGTGGATGGCCAACTCCATCGAGCTACTGCACTTCATCCAGCATGACGTTCCCCAGCTGCTGCCCTGGaggcaggaggaagaggaggaggagggctcaGAGCCGGAGTCAGAGATGTGGTCCACTAGGACTGCCAGTGAGGAGGCCATGACGGTCCTAGAGGAGGTCATcatgttcaccttccagcagtcTGTCTATTACCTCACCAAG agTATGTACTCGGCACTGCCAGGCCTGCTGGATGGGAACCCGTTCTCGGAGAGCGGGCAGCTGCGTGTGCCCAAGGGCGTGAGCGGCATCCTGGATGTCCTGAAGGAGGCACTGTCTCTGCTCAACGCCTTCCAGGTGCACTCTGACATCAGCTCGCAGCTCTGCGCCTACCTCTTCTTCTTCACCAACGCATCCCTCTTCAACGCACTCATGGAGAGAG GCTCTGGAGGTGGGTTCTACCAGTGGTCTAGAGGGGTCCAGATCAGGGCCAACCTGGACCTGCTGATGGACTGGATACAGGGAATGGGCCTAGGGGACCTGGCTATGGACTTCTTCCAGAAGCTCTCTGCTGCTGTCAATCTGCTGGCAACGCCCAAGGAGAACCTACTACAG gCATCATGGAGCTCTCTGAGGACTGAGTTCATGCCTCTGAACCCAGCCCAACTGCACCACATGCTGAGGGAGTATAACCCAGGCAGGGCCCGTCCTGCAGACTGGAACCCCTCGCCAGACGAGGCAGAGGCTGCCCTCAGGACCA CTGACATCCTGGAGAGTTTCGACAACCACCCTCCCCTTATCCTGCCTAGCAACACCTTCCACCTGGAGTTGGGTAAACCAATCACGGAGCCCGCTCTGTTTGAGAAGCTCGGCCATCTGCAGGACTTCATCCGTAGTCTCCCCACCAGTCAAACAACACAGCAG GCACTCAGCGGAACAGCTACAGACGCCAAGTCTGCGACCTTGCGCTCCTCGCCCTCTGTCACAGTGGTGGTACCTGACCCAGTTCCCTGCCCCTCGCTCAGGGCAGAGGTGGACTTTTTGAGCCCTGCGGCGCCCCCTCAGGCCCGGGGGTCTCATAGTGACCTAAGCTGCTGCCTGGCAGAGGCAGTGCTGACCCACAAGCTGAAGAGTCTGGAGCTGCAGAACGCCCTACCTAGGAGTGACCAGGCTGACCTGGGATGCCACAAGAGCCTGGCTCTGGACCCCTCCTGCCTGCTGACGCCCCCCAACACCCCCCAGGGCATGGAGCTGTCTCAGTCTGAGCTGGAGGCAGACCTGCAGGAGGGAGCAGCACGGCAGCACAGGAAAG cAGGCAGCTGCCCAAGGGACTATTCTGAGAGAAGGAATGGGAATGTGGAGGAAGATAatgtgaaggaagaggaggagaaagagagggatgaagtgttTACTGTGGAGCTACACAGAGGACCTCATGGTCTAGGCCTGGCACTGGTGGATGGAATG AAAACACCTCTGAAGATGACTGGGATCTATATCAAGTCAGTGGTACCAGAGTCCCCAGCCGCCCAGTGCCAGAAGCTGAGGTTGGGAGATCGTATCCTGGCTGTGAACGGCATCAGTCTGGTGGGCATGGAATACCACAT TGGTAGAGAGCTCATTCGTTCATCTGGAGATGCCCTCAGATTGCTGGTGGCCAAAAACGAGTCCAAATCAATGGGGAAGAGCTCAGTGATCACGTGCTGA